The DNA window GAGGTCCCTGTGTTCCCTTCGGTCACTTGAGCCTGGCACCAAAGCAGACGAGCCCCCCCATCTGCCTAAGAGGGAACTCCGAGAGTGAAGGGTGCGGGCGCTAAGTCTGGAACTGACCCAGTACCCTGTCCTCCCTCCTTTATCATCCCAGACTACATGAGTATGCTACCAGCTGTTCCTTGGCTTACAGCACTTTCCTGGGGGAGATGTCACTGGAAGGTCCCTTCCTCCAAGTAAGGGGTCATCTTGGGATGTGATTTTGCTTTAAATTTCAGTGGAAAAGCATGGGAACATCCCCTCACCCCTACTGTCTGACCACGGTGGTGCTGCTTGTCCTGGCCAGGGGAATCGGGACGCTGAGCAGCCCTCCGGGGCTCTAGGAGCACTGTGACTTCTGGGTCCTGTGTGGGGTCCGGGGCGCTGGGGGCCTATGGTCCCTGCTCCTCCTGAGCACTGCTCGAAACGCCCCGCGAGGCGGCCCTTCCACTCACGTTGAGGTCCATGACCTGAAACAGTCTCTCCACCTTCATCCCAAAATGCCAAACTCTTCATCTTACCGCAATAAATCTGTTAAAACCTTTTCTTCTTTGCAGTCTTTTCAGGGAAGTCAGGGACGAGCCTACCTCTTCAATTCTGTGTGAGTACTACTGCCACTGGCCATGTGGACATGCTGTGTTCATGGTCAGATCACATTTAGTGCTTCTGTCCATCCCTGCACTTTAATTACTCAAAGCCAGAATATGTAGATAGAATTCCCCAGTGGGCTAGAATGAcccagtggttttgtttttggtttttggttttttttttttccttaagattttatttatttgagagggggggagagagagagagagcacgagtcggTGGgtggggcagacggagagggagaagcagactccctgctgagcagggagcttaactgactgagccactcaggtgcccctagaatgacCCAGTGTTTTGATATAATCTTCaggaatttctttctctctctagtgtgagagtttgggggaggggtgtggtcTTATCTGAGAACGAGCTCCCATACACGGTGTGGTCTGTGACCCATTTGTGGTGGGTTTGATTTTAACCACGCTCCATACAGAACTGTGGTCACTGTGAATGCCGTCTTGGGATTCTCCTGGGGAAATAAAGTTGTTCCTTCTCATGAAAGGTGGTGGGCAGGGGGCGGTGCCTCTGGTAACCAGTTAGCTGGAGAAAGAACCATCCAtggcggggtggaggggggccGGTGGAGAGTTGTGGGGGGATCCTGAGCGCTGTCCTTGCCTCCTCCCCTGCAGGGTGAATGTGGGCTGCGGCCCTGCGGAGGAGAGGGTCCTTCTCACTGGTCTGCACGCGGTCGCAGACATCTACTGTGAAAACTGCAAAACCACGCTGGGGTGGAAATATGTGAGTACCCGTCCACACCGGCCTCGCAGAGACTGCGCAGACTTCCACGATGAATAAAACACACGTTACAGAAACAAAATTTGCAAAGGAATAAGACCTCCCGCTGGAAGTGTCAGAAAATCCACGTTCTTGTAACAGAATCTCTTTTGAGCTGATTAAAGATGGAGGTCCCCACGTGGGAGGTCCCCACGCTCACCTCACTCCCAGGGCGGGGGTGACAGCCACGCTGGTTGGGAGAGCATGTGGCCCCACCCTGCAGACCTGTGCCCTCCGAGGGCCCCCTGGAACGGGGGGAGTGTCCCCCACACAGGTGGCTGGTGACGTTACTTTGCGGTAGCAGTGACAGCAGACTCCACTGCGCGGTGCTCGGTGCAATTGCTGCCGGCCCACGGGGGGCTTGGCCCATGGGCAGCTTCTGCccagcgcccccccccacacacacacactccctgctCCCAttgtcccccacccctcccgtTGACTCCCAAGTTTGTCCCCAGTGCCCCTGACCACCCCTAGTGGCATCTGAGAGGTGCATGTGGGTGTGGCTGGTGCCTGCCTTCATTCAGTTGTCCTCTGCAGCCATTCTGGCCGGCTTGGTCAGGGCCACCTGTGCTCCCTCTTCCTAGAATTCCCGATTGTTCCTGCTCTCCGTATTCTCCATCACACATGAGGACACGCAGTCCCCAGCATGGAGACGGGCTCCGTGAGACCTGCGCAAGCGCGCACATGCacgcactccccccccccactccaccgCCAAGCCCTATTCTGTTCCACCCTCACTGCCCATCTGAGGGTCTCCTCTTCCTCCAACATCTTGAACAGTCCCGGGTGCTTGGTATAGTTGCCTTCACTTGCCTTTTACCTGCAGTCCCTGCAAGGAGTATCTTGCTCCTCTTCCTACCTCCCAAATTGCCTTGCGCATGGTAGGTGCTCCGGGACAAACGTGAATTACCCTCCCCTGTGAGTTGATCTGTAAGGTAAGGAGTAGAGCTGGGCTGTCCTGGCCCGCCCTGGCTTATCACCGAGACAGACCGACCCTTCCCCCGTCCCTGGTCTGCAGAACAAGGAACACCTGGGGAGACTTGATCTCATACACTTATTTTCTTTGCCAAGAGTGTAATGAAGTTGAAAAGTGAAATCAATTCTGCCCTGAAaccttctttctacttttttttctttttcaaggaacATGCCTTTGAAAGCAGTCAGAAATATAAGGAAGGAAAATTTATTATTGAGCTTGCCCACATGATCAAAGACAATGGTTGGGAGTAAAGTGAAAACTTTGTTCTCTTCCGAATGCTATTTTGTGAAAGAGACTGTAAGTGTAACGGAGGCATCCTGGATGACAGTATTTCTTGAACTTGAACGTTACGGCGGGCTGGCCTCTCCCGGCCGTTCGGGTGGTAAGGTGTCCCTCCAGCCTTTCTCCTGTTGACGTACATGGCTGTTTCTGAAATGTTTCAATGACCTTTTGCTAACTTCTCAAGTTCTAGAGAAAGAATTAACCAACTGATGACTTACCTGTCTAGTTAATACCTTCTTTTAAGATAGAGTTTGCCTGTGCTCCTTCATGTTTCatagaaaaccaaaccaaatttCCGCAGACCACAGGGTTAGGGGCTTTTCGGGGAGCAAGCTCACGCCCCTCTTTTTTTGAGTGAGGGTACTGTAGGccactttttttctaatttgtgaaACTACAGATGGGTTATTCCTCTTGCAGATGAGCTGTTAAGGCATAGTGCTCATTTAGGAATCTTCCAGAAACAGTCAAGAAATCTATACACCaagggacctttttttttttaaagccttgttGAGAACTAGAAGACACCACTGATTACATTTTAGATAAGCTATAAATAGAGAAATCTGTCTAATGGAACATCTTGTTTATTTAAGCCAACAGCCTTCTTATCTAGAAAGCAAGCGTTAGCAAAGACTGTCCCAGAGGGCCGCAGGTGCGCATGTGCGTAGGGCTGCAGTTCGGCAGGGCTCTGGAAGTGGGGCTTCTGTGGTAGTTGCTGACGGGGCGGTCCACGCAGTTAGAGGTTAACGCACTGGACCGAGTCAAAtcggatttccttttttattctgttgtacttgaagaaaaagaattacttttGCATATGAAAGAGGCCAGAACTAGCGGGATGAACTTCCAAACTTGAAATTtgggagattattttaaaatttttttcaggaaagtCAAGTTCCAAAACAGATTTAAACTTTGTAAATGAATATGGGTCTCCCGTGCCCCACTGGTTCTGTCTCTTGAGCTGACACAGAAGGGACCTGGGCGGGCTTCTACGCCCCGTGTCTCTGCAATGTATTTTAAGTTCCGATCCACCTGTGCCTCTGCAGGGAGAGGGCACAAGGCAGGGTTATGGCCAGTTTTCAGAGAATGGAGGCCAAAAATCATTCCCAAGTAAGTTTTGGTTTTCAATATTCTGACCTGACTCCGGCTGCTGGGCCCGGCCTGCTGCTCCAGGAGTCTGTTGGGGCCTTGCGTGTAGCATGGCATGAAACTCCTGAGACCCCGGTGCTGGGGGCAGGAAAAGGGCCCggcaaggcagggagagagaagggcagtGCACCCTGGCCCGCAGCTCTGAAACCACCTGCAGAGAAGGTCAGCCCAGGGGCGAGTGTGAGCTGGCCAGGGAGGGCGAGAGAATGGCTTCCAGTCCCTGGGAggtcccttccctcccaccagccctcccctgagcccagagcccacgGCCCTGGCAGGCACTGGGCTCCCCTGACTGGTTCTGGCACAGCTGCTCCCCTAGAGCTTCCCTTTTGGCACCCTCTTTCTGGCTCAGAGCGAAGCCTTGGGATGTGGGGAGATGCGGCGCCCGAGTTAGCGTACGCACGTCTCCAAGTGTCAAGGGCAGATCTTTGTACAGCTGTGTGAGCTTCTGCGCGTGCAGGTACTCCAGCAGGCTGCTCTTCCCCGAGCTGGCGTCCCCCGCAGATTTCGGTTGTCCCAGCACAGTCCCCTTGTGTCTAAGTTCACGTTCAGCTGTACGGCCTTCAGGCGCCCGGGCCCGCACACGCGCGGCGCACTCGCTGCCATGCTCCGAAATCCGAAGACGCTTCGCCCTCAAGCTGGCCACGTGCAGCGTGGACATCTGCGGCTTCGGTCCTTAGCGGCCACTTTGAAAGGACAGAAAGGCCCCTTCATTGAGGAGTGAGTACTCATCATTGAAAACATCGCCTAAACTGACGTTTCTCTTCTCGCCTTGGTTCCTCCGTGAGCCTCCGTGCTGCGCCCGAGGCCCGGAGAGGATGAGGGCCGGGGGGTCCCGGGAGCGCTGAGGGCAGGGCTCCCGAGCGCTTCCCAAGCTCTTCACTTAAACTGAAGAATCTTCTCGAATTCTTCTGACCGAGTTTTGTGTATACTAAACCTATATTTAAAGCTTTTGTATGTTCTGGGCAAGTTTACTGCTCCTTCGATTTGAGCACTTTGGTTTTTGTATTGTCTTTTGTGATGGCATTGAAACATTTTTACTAGTGGTCTTAGGCcttactttgtatattttttttttgtaatcgaTACCAACGAAAACGCTTACCACCTTTTTTGTTGGTCTTCTGAGAAATCCAAGCTCCTTTCGAAACCAAATGAATGGACTGTGAGCTGGCTTCAGGGAAGGACATTCACGAGACCACAACCAGATGTGCTGGTGAAGTGTTGGAATGTTCCACCCTCTTAAATTCCTAAACAGTAAATATCATCCtgtgacttttatttaaattatttaaaatatttttttccttaaagaatggGAGGTGATGCCAGGATCATAAATGCATTTAACTTAAACTATGTAGTGTTCTCTGGCACAGCACATCTGCTTTAGAAGTGTGGTTTAGTTTTGTtgccattttatatatacatatatatagtatttttgtaCCTAATGCTTATTCTTGATGGCATC is part of the Zalophus californianus isolate mZalCal1 chromosome 14, mZalCal1.pri.v2, whole genome shotgun sequence genome and encodes:
- the YPEL1 gene encoding protein yippee-like 1; this translates as MVKMTKSKTFQAYLPNCHRTYSCVHCRAHLANHDELISKSFQGSQGRAYLFNSVVNVGCGPAEERVLLTGLHAVADIYCENCKTTLGWKYEHAFESSQKYKEGKFIIELAHMIKDNGWE